The genomic region CCAGACGGCCCTTGCCGCTGCCCTCACAATGGCACTTCTTCAGGCAGTGGTGCGAGTAATCCCAAAAGCCCAGGCAACTCTTTTGCCGGGCGCGATGCTTGCATCCCCAGCCAATATCTCTTTGAACAGGTTCTGCCAACCTGTTGATCTGGACGGGAGTCCTTCACCATGCACTACATCGTTTTCGGCGCAGGCGCCATTGGCTGCTATGTGGGTGGGCGGTTGGCTGCCCAGGGGCACGCGGTGACGCTGGTGGGGCGTTGTCACACCCTCGGGCCCATTGCTGCGCAGGGTTTGCGTGTGACGGATCTGGAAGGCTACGACCACACCGTTCCGCCCACGGCCCTGTATCTGTGCGCCACGCTGGCCGAGGCACTGGAGCTGGCACACAAGGCGGGCGGTGACTGCACGGTGCTGCTGTGCGTCAAAAGCGGTGCCACGGCGGCTGCGGCGCACGATTTGGCAGCACAGTGCCCCCCAGGCACCACCGTGATTTCTCTGCAGAACGGGGTGGACAACGTGGCGCAGCTGCAGGCGGCTGCCCCGCAACTGCAGGTGCTGGCGGGCATGGTGCCCTACAACGTGGTGCTGCGCGGCACGCATGTGCACCGGGCCACCTCGGGCCTGCTGCACCTGCAGCACCATCCGACCACGCTGCATCTTGCCCCGGTATGGGGCGCATCGGGCCTGCCTTTGGTGCTGTCGCACGACATGCGTGCAGTGCAGTGGGGCAAGTTGCTGCTCAACCTGAACAACCCGGTCAATGCCCTGTGCGGCATGCCCCTGCGCCAGCAGTTGCTGGACCGGGACTGCCGCTACGTCTTGGCCGCGCTGCAGACCGAGGCGCTGCGCGCCCTGAGCAAGGCGGGCATCCGCCCGGCCCAGGTGGCCACGGTACCCGCAGCGTGGCTGCCCCATGTCATGCGTCTGCCCACCTGGCTGTTTGCCCGGTTGGCCCAGCGCATGCTGCGCATGGATGCGCAGGCGCGCTCGTCCATGTGGGACGACCTGGAAGCCGGGCGCGTGACAGAGATCGATGCGCTTTGCGGCGCCGTGGTGCGATTGGCAGCACAGCAGGGCGTGGCCGCGCCGCTGAATGCGCGCATGTGTGAATTGCTCTCGGGGCCGCGCCAGCGTCTCAGCGGGGCAGCACTGCGTCAACTCTTGAACCTCTGAACACTGCGTTCACGACGCTGCGGTAGGTGGGGCGGGCCATCCGGCCCCTCAGGCCAGCGGCCTGAGCCCGGCTAGAGGGACCCGCAAGCCCGACTTGAGGCAGCCCAGCGCCACCGAGGTGCGGAACCTGCGTACATTGTCATCCCCGTCAAACAGCCGCTGCGTCAGCGCCTCGTAGTCGGCCATGGAAGCCACGTTCACCACCAGCAGGTAGTCCGCCTCGCCCGTCACGCTGTAGCACTGCTGCACGGCTTCCTCAGCGGCGATACGCGCCCGCAGCGGGGCCGTGCGGTCGGGGCGTTCGTTTTCCAGATGCACCTCCAGCACGATGGTCAGCGGGATGCCCATCTTGACCGGGTCCAGCACCGCCACATTGGCGCGGATCACCCCGCTTTCCCTCAGGCGTTGAATGCGCCGCTGCACGGCAGGGGCTGACAGGTTGACCGCCTGGGCAATCACACGCTGGGGCGTGGTGTTGTCGGCCTGCAGGATGTCCAGAATGGCCAGGTCAAAGCGGTCAAGCGGGGCGGCTGGGGTGGTCATGGGCTTCCTGTGAATGGCAGGCAGTGGGGGCATGCGTGAGCGAAAGTTGCGTCAAGCGCCCTGAAACAGAGCAAAAAGTACGGGGTGGACGCACTACATTTTTGCGCATGAGTGCATCCCGTCTTCAACGTTTCATTCCCTTCCTCGCTGTTCTGGGTTCCGTCACGGCTCTGGGCATTGGTACATCGTGGGCCAAGCAGGCGCTGTTTCCGGTGGTGGGGGCCCAAGGCACCACCGCCGTGCGGGTGGGATTGTCTGCCTTGCTGATGCTGTTGCTGTGGCGCCCCTGGCGCTGGCGTCTGTCGGGGACGGATGCCAAGGCCCTGGCCCTGTACGGCGTAGCGCTGGGGGCCATGAACCTCATGTTCTACATGTCGCTGCGCACCCTGCCGTTTGGTCTGGCTGTGGCCATCGAATTCGCCGGGCCGCTGGCCGTGGCTATCTGGTCCTCGCGCCGGGCGGTGGACTTTGTGTGGGTGGCGCTGGCCATTGCGGGGCTGGGTCTGCTCTTGCCGCTTGGCTTGGGCGGTACACCGCTGGACCCCGTGGGCATTCTCTACTCCGTGGGGGCGGCCGTCTTCTGGGCGCTTTACATCATTTATGGCAAGCGCGTGGGGCATCTGCATGCCGGGCAGTCGGTGGCTCTGGGCTTACTGGTGGCTGCCATGGTGGTGGTGCCCGTGGGCGTGGCGCATTCCGGTGCGGCGCTGCTGGCTCCTTCTGTGCTGCTGGTGGGCGTGGCCGTGGCCGCCATCTCCAGCGCCTTGCCCATCACCCTGGAGATGATGGCTTTGAAGCGCCTGCCCAAAGAGGCCTTCGGCATCATGATCAGCATGGAGCCCGCCGTGGCCGCGCTGCTGGCCGTGCCTCTGCTGGGGGAGCACCTCACAGCAGTGCAATGGCTGGCCATCACCTGCATCGTGGGGGCATCCATGGGCAGCGCTGCAACAGCGGGGCGGCCGGCCCCGGCAGCGGCGGCACCTTCTGCGGCGTGATGCATTTTGAACCGGTGCCAAGTTCGCGGGGGCGGTCAGTCGGCGTAGCACGACCAATGTCGGTGCGCGCTGACGTGCGCTGCACCCCAGGCTCTACAGAATGCAGATTTGCCGACGACGGCACGGTGGCCGCAGTGCAGCAGGCCACGGCCCAGAAACAGGAGCCCAGCCATGCCCATTCCCCCTCCATCCCAGCCCCAGGTTGATGAGGCTGAGCGCAAGATCAGTGGCATTCTGGAAGAACTGGAGGCGTCCACAGACACTGAGGTGCAGCGCATCGCCCTGGAAGACGTGGTGGATACCGACCCAGCCAGCGGACGCCCTGCGGTGAAGCAATCCGTAGAAATCACCGTGACCCCCAAGCCACGCCGCAAGTGGCTGCGATGACCGGTCCATGTGGGGTAAAGAAGCGGTTGCTATATTTTGTATAGCTGCCTGCGCTTGTTGGATAAGCGTTGGAGCGCTGTTTTCACCTCGGGAAGTGGTCCCCTCGACAGGAATCGAACCTGTATCTAGCGCTTAGGAGGCACTCGTTCTATCCATTGAACTACGAAGAGGGTCTAAAAAAGCCTTTTAAAATCAATGACTTGCAATTGATTTTGTCATTGAATTGGCTTCAAATTGAGCGTTCGGTGATACGCGCTTCCCATTGTATCAATGGGAAGCACGCAGATCTTGAGCCATAGGCGCCGAACTGGCTCGTACGCTCGTTACCCTGTTCCGATATATGGAAGCTGTTCTGAGTGCCCGTCTTCGGCCAAAAGCAGACGTTCGGAAGTAGCCGATTTTTGCCAATGTTTGCTGCGAGGAGGAAACGACAGCAATGACTGAAGAAGAAAGCAACCAATTCCAGATATGGCTTATGGACATGGACGAGGCCATCGAGCGCTTTCAGCGACTACTGCCAA from Acidovorax sp. DW039 harbors:
- a CDS encoding 2-dehydropantoate 2-reductase is translated as MHYIVFGAGAIGCYVGGRLAAQGHAVTLVGRCHTLGPIAAQGLRVTDLEGYDHTVPPTALYLCATLAEALELAHKAGGDCTVLLCVKSGATAAAAHDLAAQCPPGTTVISLQNGVDNVAQLQAAAPQLQVLAGMVPYNVVLRGTHVHRATSGLLHLQHHPTTLHLAPVWGASGLPLVLSHDMRAVQWGKLLLNLNNPVNALCGMPLRQQLLDRDCRYVLAALQTEALRALSKAGIRPAQVATVPAAWLPHVMRLPTWLFARLAQRMLRMDAQARSSMWDDLEAGRVTEIDALCGAVVRLAAQQGVAAPLNARMCELLSGPRQRLSGAALRQLLNL
- a CDS encoding EamA family transporter, producing MSASRLQRFIPFLAVLGSVTALGIGTSWAKQALFPVVGAQGTTAVRVGLSALLMLLLWRPWRWRLSGTDAKALALYGVALGAMNLMFYMSLRTLPFGLAVAIEFAGPLAVAIWSSRRAVDFVWVALAIAGLGLLLPLGLGGTPLDPVGILYSVGAAVFWALYIIYGKRVGHLHAGQSVALGLLVAAMVVVPVGVAHSGAALLAPSVLLVGVAVAAISSALPITLEMMALKRLPKEAFGIMISMEPAVAALLAVPLLGEHLTAVQWLAITCIVGASMGSAATAGRPAPAAAAPSAA
- a CDS encoding Lrp/AsnC family transcriptional regulator, producing MTTPAAPLDRFDLAILDILQADNTTPQRVIAQAVNLSAPAVQRRIQRLRESGVIRANVAVLDPVKMGIPLTIVLEVHLENERPDRTAPLRARIAAEEAVQQCYSVTGEADYLLVVNVASMADYEALTQRLFDGDDNVRRFRTSVALGCLKSGLRVPLAGLRPLA